From Hylaeus volcanicus isolate JK05 chromosome 2, UHH_iyHylVolc1.0_haploid, whole genome shotgun sequence, the proteins below share one genomic window:
- the LOC128885151 gene encoding NADH dehydrogenase [ubiquinone] 1 alpha subcomplex subunit 2, producing the protein MATVKLGPHLKELRILLCQTSKSSQGARNFVEQQYVPLKRSNPEFPVLIRECSLIEPFLYARYERGVEKCISLQNLESEEILNRIKELAASKA; encoded by the exons ATGGCTACGGTTAAGCTTGGACCTCATCTAAAAGAATTACGAATTCTTTTATGTCAAACGTCAAAATCTAGTCAGGGTGCTAG aaattttgtCGAACAACAGTATGTACCTCTTAAAAGAAGTAACCCAGAATTTCCAGTTTTGATAAGAGAATGTTCTTTAATTGAACCTTTTCTATACGCACGATATG AACGTGGAGTGGAGAAATGCATTTCCCTACAAAATTTAGAATCTGAGGAAATACTTAATCGAATTAAGGAACTTGCAGCTAGTAAAgcataa
- the LOC128885147 gene encoding putative zinc finger protein 735 isoform X2, with protein sequence MTEPELCRLCAETKENCIGIYDAEGRKLAIEAKIAKCLQIQVLITDGLPLTVCIDCCILLNQCNEFFEKTNQAQTSLKQLLIDPKSEPQSLQTSINYIEKTVAFPKEEEVAEGIVECHLTNNYIHESNISCNYFVEENKNSNHQKYEAKEAQDIVKQKKCKIQMKKTPLKQTRKRLKRKSQNQKMEDSNMYINSDLEKEHNNINVKTNVKIPDNYMTGTDSDLEMIEAHTTDTLKFGHKRGETLDRYPWLCTDCNDKLSSLEGLEEHHETVHNQQAKYMCVLCCKVYDKYYGFLTHVKRHKNKAKFSCEDCGKSFVHKKVLDSHKAIHSEERPHVCQTCGKAFRQQSALYIHSRCHLPDTMKNRFPCDQCDKRFSTKPNLVTHKRIHSGVRNFTCDQCGKSFIQKGNLEAHFLTHSADKPYNCTQCSKAFKTPLQLKKHETVHTGAKPHQCAVCGRTFREKGTLREHHRIHTGAMPFTCEFCGKCFRFKGILTTHRRQHTGERPYSCLECQHHFTNWPNYNKHMKRRHGINTSHTKHLSQSQQSESQQLHQPQQQSEQSQTVQSNTSEDPLPVSPTESPTVQVEMPR encoded by the exons ATGACGGAGCCGGAACTATGCCGGCTCTGTGCCGAGACCAAAGAAAACTGTATTGGAATTTATGATGCTGAAGGACGAAAGTTAGCTATAGAAGCTAAAATAGCTAAATGCTTGCAGATTCAG GTATTAATAACTGATGGATTACCACTTACAGTTTGTATAGACTGTTGTATACTGTTGAATCAgtgcaatgaattttttgagAAAACTAATCAAGCACAAACATCTCTAAAGCAATTACTCATAGATCCTAAATCTGAACCACAATCATTACAAACGAGCATTAACTATATTGAAAAGACAGTTGCATTtccgaaagaagaagaagttgCAGAAGGAATTGTTGAGTGTCATTTGACAAATAACTACATTCATGAATCTAATATTTCATGTAACTACtttgttgaagaaaacaaGAACAGTAATCATCAAAAATATGAAGCTAAGGAGGCCCAAGATattgtgaaacaaaaaaagtgtaaaattcaaatgaagaAAACACCATTAAAACAGACCAGAAAGAGATTAAAACGGAAAAGTCAGAATCAAAAGATGGAAgattcaaatatgtatataaattctGATTTAGAGAAAgaacataataatataaatgtaaaaactaATGTTAAAATTCCAGATAACTATATGacag GTACAGATTCAGATTTAGAAATGATAGAAGCACATACAACAGATACGTTAAAATTTGGACATAAAAGAGGAGAGACTTTAGATAGATATCCGTGGCTTTGCACGGATTGTAACGATAAATTATCAAGTTTAGAAGGATTAGAAGAGCATCACGAAACTGTTCACAATCAACAAGCAAAATATATGTGTGTACTATGTTGTAAAgtttatgataaatattatgGTTTTCTCACGCATGTCAAACGACATAAGAATAAGGCAAAGTTCAG TTGCGAAGATTGTGGGAAATcatttgtacataaaaaagtattagatTCTCACAAAGCAATTCATAGTGAAGAACGGCCTCATGTATGTCAAACTTGTGGAAAAGCATTTAGACAACAAAGTgctttatatatacatagtcGATGTCATTTACCGGATACGATGAAGAATAGATTTCCTTGTGACCAGTGTGACAAAAG ATTTTCAACAAAACCGAATTTAGTTACACATAAGCGCATCCATTCTGGTGTTAGAAATTTTACATGTGATCAATGTGGCAAAAGTTTTATTCAGAAAGGAAATCTAGAAGCTCATTTTTTAACTCACTCTGCAGATAAACCATACAACTGTACTCAATGTTCAAAAGC CTTCAAAACGCCATtgcaattaaagaaacatgaaACAGTTCACACTGGAGCTAAGCCACATCAATGTGCTGTCTGTGGAAGAACTTTTAGAGAAAAAGGTACATTAAGAGAGCATCACAGAATACACACTGGAGCAATGCCATTTACATGCGAATTTTGTGGCAAATGTTTTCGCTTTAAAGGAATACTGACT aCACACAGAAGACAACACACGGGTGAACGTCCGTATAGTTGTTTAGAATGTCAGcatcattttacaaattggCCAAACTACAATAAACATATGAAACGTAGACATGGAATCAATACATCACATACCAAACATTTATCACAATCACAACAATCAGAATCGCAACAATTACATCAACCGCAGCAACAATCAGAACAGTCACAAACAGTTCAATCAAATACATCCGAAGATCCTCTTCCCGTGTCTCCGACGGAATCACCAACTGTTCAA gTGGAGATGCCAAGGTGA
- the LOC128885147 gene encoding putative zinc finger protein 735 isoform X3 has protein sequence MTEPELCRLCAETKENCIGIYDAEGRKLAIEAKIAKCLQIQVLITDGLPLTVCIDCCILLNQCNEFFEKTNQAQTSLKQLLIDPKSEPQSLQTSINYIEKTVAFPKEEEVAEGIVECHLTNNYIHESNISCNYFVEENKNSNHQKYEAKEAQDIVKQKKCKIQMKKTPLKQTRKRLKRKSQNQKMEDSNMYINSDLEKEHNNINVKTNVKIPDNYMTGTDSDLEMIEAHTTDTLKFGHKRGETLDRYPWLCTDCNDKLSSLEGLEEHHETVHNQQAKYMCVLCCKVYDKYYGFLTHVKRHKNKAKFSCEDCGKSFVHKKVLDSHKAIHSEERPHVCQTCGKAFRQQSALYIHSRCHLPDTMKNRFPCDQCDKRFSTKPNLVTHKRIHSGVRNFTCDQCGKSFIQKGNLEAHFLTHSADKPYNCTQCSKAFKTPLQLKKHETVHTGAKPHQCAVCGRTFREKGTLREHHRIHTGAMPFTCEFCGKCFRFKGILTTHRRQHTGERPYSCLECQHHFTNWPNYNKHMKRRHGINTSHTKHLSQSQQSESQQLHQPQQQSEQSQTVQSNTSEDPLPVSPTESPTVQVEMPR, from the exons ATGACGGAGCCGGAACTATGCCGGCTCTGTGCCGAGACCAAAGAAAACTGTATTGGAATTTATGATGCTGAAGGACGAAAGTTAGCTATAGAAGCTAAAATAGCTAAATGCTTGCAGATTCAG GTATTAATAACTGATGGATTACCACTTACAGTTTGTATAGACTGTTGTATACTGTTGAATCAgtgcaatgaattttttgagAAAACTAATCAAGCACAAACATCTCTAAAGCAATTACTCATAGATCCTAAATCTGAACCACAATCATTACAAACGAGCATTAACTATATTGAAAAGACAGTTGCATTtccgaaagaagaagaagttgCAGAAGGAATTGTTGAGTGTCATTTGACAAATAACTACATTCATGAATCTAATATTTCATGTAACTACtttgttgaagaaaacaaGAACAGTAATCATCAAAAATATGAAGCTAAGGAGGCCCAAGATattgtgaaacaaaaaaagtgtaaaattcaaatgaagaAAACACCATTAAAACAGACCAGAAAGAGATTAAAACGGAAAAGTCAGAATCAAAAGATGGAAgattcaaatatgtatataaattctGATTTAGAGAAAgaacataataatataaatgtaaaaactaATGTTAAAATTCCAGATAACTATATGacag GTACAGATTCAGATTTAGAAATGATAGAAGCACATACAACAGATACGTTAAAATTTGGACATAAAAGAGGAGAGACTTTAGATAGATATCCGTGGCTTTGCACGGATTGTAACGATAAATTATCAAGTTTAGAAGGATTAGAAGAGCATCACGAAACTGTTCACAATCAACAAGCAAAATATATGTGTGTACTATGTTGTAAAgtttatgataaatattatgGTTTTCTCACGCATGTCAAACGACATAAGAATAAGGCAAAGTTCAG TTGCGAAGATTGTGGGAAATcatttgtacataaaaaagtattagatTCTCACAAAGCAATTCATAGTGAAGAACGGCCTCATGTATGTCAAACTTGTGGAAAAGCATTTAGACAACAAAGTgctttatatatacatagtcGATGTCATTTACCGGATACGATGAAGAATAGATTTCCTTGTGACCAGTGTGACAAAAG ATTTTCAACAAAACCGAATTTAGTTACACATAAGCGCATCCATTCTGGTGTTAGAAATTTTACATGTGATCAATGTGGCAAAAGTTTTATTCAGAAAGGAAATCTAGAAGCTCATTTTTTAACTCACTCTGCAGATAAACCATACAACTGTACTCAATGTTCAAAAGC CTTCAAAACGCCATtgcaattaaagaaacatgaaACAGTTCACACTGGAGCTAAGCCACATCAATGTGCTGTCTGTGGAAGAACTTTTAGAGAAAAAGGTACATTAAGAGAGCATCACAGAATACACACTGGAGCAATGCCATTTACATGCGAATTTTGTGGCAAATGTTTTCGCTTTAAAGGAATACTGACT aCACACAGAAGACAACACACGGGTGAACGTCCGTATAGTTGTTTAGAATGTCAGcatcattttacaaattggCCAAACTACAATAAACATATGAAACGTAGACATGGAATCAATACATCACATACCAAACATTTATCACAATCACAACAATCAGAATCGCAACAATTACATCAACCGCAGCAACAATCAGAACAGTCACAAACAGTTCAATCAAATACATCCGAAGATCCTCTTCCCGTGTCTCCGACGGAATCACCAACTGTTCAA gTGGAGATGCCAAG GTGA
- the LOC128884875 gene encoding zinc finger CCCH domain-containing protein 3 has product MDESLLKEIHYLTHLIEHHKKKSSGKVYCNEESIQNQNSGLTRSYKCTNLLQKCQLFSKTSDSISNTELTSTNVYINPNFKHQNSAIHINPSLRVKPLVHVNPKMVRGAINSNENIGCNSINKVASVKQISLQERNSMKKSVYVNPKLMKKLSSSIQSKPVEHASHPVCSRLKFVKDTNTSKTIGQKRTNNSNIVILSQRKLVRVKRVSRRSLSTSQMDLHKIKKSPNSSLKSIKPFSHKAMKTKIVNTLQQSVSKNTNFVKMPITKPTVNKYRIDRTIPKSIGIKEHIDLGQKKIMNNKSELITIGGIVYKSSKNQLVRKSYGVKRKRATNTKDDKFIVATNGKKLCRIRSLKQTSGNSNTKTFNTLSGTKLLSNISQKVNYKNNISNKVKQRSIQILRNKMQKNNQPCLIFQRFGYCSNHERGICVKRHDKKQISLCKKFLQGNCLLDKCPLSHDVGPEKMPTCKYFLEGCCTRDDCPYRHIKVSSSTPICREFLQGYCAKGRECKQRHENLCPEFARLGTCSKGKHCPYPHKPHSPSNKQNHFKRKYNVPNDPITPPTISKNIPTSSNENRLRYYEQADSGTDKSLDEKRERVMNKIKLMKRVEATIHSDALIKIPDDNINLKSINDNCESQSISDCKIAKRPPIGFLPTYIPIN; this is encoded by the exons atgGACGAAAGTTTGTtaaaagaaatccactatttgACAC ATTTAATAGAacatcataaaaaaaaatcatcagGAAAAGTATACTGTAACGAAGAAAGTATACAAAACCAAAACTCAGGTCTTACAAGGTCCtacaaatgtacaaatttactCCAGAAATGTCAACTATTTTCAAAAACTTCTGATAGTATCTCAAATACTGAATTAACAAGTACTAATGTATACATCAATCCAAATTTTAAACATCAAAATTCTGCTATACATATCAATCCATCATTGCGCGTAAAACCTTTAGTACACGTTAATCCAAAAATGGTGAGAGGTGCTATTaattctaatgaaaatatagGATGTAATTCTATAAACAAAGTAGCAagtgttaaacaaatttctttgcaaGAGCGAAACTCTATGAAAAAGTCAGTGTATGTTAAtccaaaattaatgaaaaaattgtcttcCTCGATACAATCTAAGCCAGTAGAACATGCTAGTCATCCAGTTTGTTCaagattgaaatttgttaaggATACAAATACTTCAAAGACTATTGGTCAGAAGAGAactaataattctaatattgtaattttatcgcAAAGAAAACTTGTACGGGTAAAACGAGTATCAAGAAGGTCATTAAGTACTTCTCAAATGGatctacataaaattaaaaaatcgccAAATTCGTCATTAAAAAGTATCAAACCTTTTTCTCATAAAGccatgaaaacaaaaatagtaaatactTTACAACAATCTGTTAGTAAGAATACCAATTTTGTGAAAATGCCAATTACAAAACCTACAGTAAACAAGTATAGAATAGACAGAACTATACCAAAATCAATAGGTATCAAAGAACATATAGATCTTggtcagaaaaaaattat GAATAACAAATcggaattaattacaattggaGGAATTGTTTACAAGTCTTCCAAGAATCAGCTAGTACGTAAGAGTTATGGAGTAAAAA GAAAACGTGCAACAAATACAAAAGATGATAAATTTATCGTGGCCACTAATGGGAAAAAATTATGTAGGATAAGATCTCTGAAACAAACATCTGGAAATTCTAATACTAAAACATTTAACACACTCAGTGgcacaaaattattatctaaCATATCGCAGAAAgtaaactataaaaataatattag TAATAAAGTCAAACAAAGGAGTATACAGATATTACGgaataaaatgcaaaaaaacaATCAACCTTGTTTGATATTTCAACGATTTGGATATTGCTCAAACCATGAAAGAGGGATTTGTGTAAAACGCCATGATAAAAAGCAAATTTCTCTTTGCAAAaa aTTTCTTCAAGGAAATTGTTTACTGGATAAATGTCCATTATCTCATGATGTAGGTCCTGAAAAAATGCCAACTTGTAAATACTTTTTAGAAGGTTGTTGTACCCGAGATGACTGTCCATATCGTCACATTAAAGTTTCTTCCAGCACTCCAATTTGCAGAGAATTTTTGCAAGGATACTGTGCTAAAGGTCGTGAG tGTAAGCAACGTCATGAAAATCTGTGTCCAGAGTTTGCAAGGCTGGGAACGTGCAGTAAAGGTAAGCATTGTCCTTATCCTCATAAGCCACATTCCCCTTCTAATAAACAAAaccattttaaaagaaaatacaatgtACCTAACGATCCAATAACACCTCCTACTATATCAAAGAATATTCCCACTTCTAGTAATGAAAACAGACTCAGATACTATGAACAAGCAGATAGCGGTACCGATAAATCTCTTgatgaaaaaagagaaagagttatgaacaaaattaaacttatGAAAAGGGTAGAAGCTACAATTCATTCCGACGCATTAATCAAAATTCCTGATgataacataaatttaaaatcaatcaaTGATAATTGTGAATCTCAAAGCATTTCTGATTGTAAAATTGCAAAGCGTCCTCCAATTGGTTTTCTTCCTACTTATATACccattaattaa
- the LOC128885150 gene encoding peptidyl-prolyl cis-trans isomerase NIMA-interacting 4 codes for MPPKKNQNTSKTNKSKNSEGSSGKEEKKGGNAVKVRHILCEKQSKILEAMEKLKAGQKFNEVAATYSEDKARSGGDLGWMTRGSMVGPFQEAAFALPVSSLNSPMYTDPPVKTKFGYHIIMVEGKK; via the exons ATGCCTCCGAAAAAGAATCAAAATACTTCGAAAacgaataaatcgaaaaaCTCGGAAGGGAGCAGcgggaaagaagaaaaaaaagggggaaatGCAGTGAAA GTTAGACATATACTATGTGAAAAACAATCGAAAATTTTGGAAGCAATGGAGAAATTAAAAGCTGGACAGAAGTTTAATGAAGTTGCAGCTACATACAGTGAGGATAAAGCACGATCTGgg ggCGATCTTGGGTGGATGACAAGAGGCTCCATGGTTGGTCCATTTCAAGAGGCTGCATTTGCATTGCCTGTTTCTTCTCTTAATTCTCCAATGTATACAGACCCACcagttaaaacaaaatttggttATCATATTATAATGGTAGAAGGCAAAAAGTAA
- the LOC128885147 gene encoding putative zinc finger protein 66 isoform X1, whose translation MTEPELCRLCAETKENCIGIYDAEGRKLAIEAKIAKCLQIQVLITDGLPLTVCIDCCILLNQCNEFFEKTNQAQTSLKQLLIDPKSEPQSLQTSINYIEKTVAFPKEEEVAEGIVECHLTNNYIHESNISCNYFVEENKNSNHQKYEAKEAQDIVKQKKCKIQMKKTPLKQTRKRLKRKSQNQKMEDSNMYINSDLEKEHNNINVKTNVKIPDNYMTGTDSDLEMIEAHTTDTLKFGHKRGETLDRYPWLCTDCNDKLSSLEGLEEHHETVHNQQAKYMCVLCCKVYDKYYGFLTHVKRHKNKAKFSCEDCGKSFVHKKVLDSHKAIHSEERPHVCQTCGKAFRQQSALYIHSRCHLPDTMKNRFPCDQCDKRFSTKPNLVTHKRIHSGVRNFTCDQCGKSFIQKGNLEAHFLTHSADKPYNCTQCSKAFKTPLQLKKHETVHTGAKPHQCAVCGRTFREKGTLREHHRIHTGAMPFTCEFCGKCFRFKGILTTHRRQHTGERPYSCLECQHHFTNWPNYNKHMKRRHGINTSHTKHLSQSQQSESQQLHQPQQQSEQSQTVQSNTSEDPLPVSPTESPTVQVIQTVSHTSTTQPIVVQTIPTTAIQNFQPDVSSTIQDTVFRERNATYFNAMPATLQNFLPPNLPYNFYNISNVTYRE comes from the exons ATGACGGAGCCGGAACTATGCCGGCTCTGTGCCGAGACCAAAGAAAACTGTATTGGAATTTATGATGCTGAAGGACGAAAGTTAGCTATAGAAGCTAAAATAGCTAAATGCTTGCAGATTCAG GTATTAATAACTGATGGATTACCACTTACAGTTTGTATAGACTGTTGTATACTGTTGAATCAgtgcaatgaattttttgagAAAACTAATCAAGCACAAACATCTCTAAAGCAATTACTCATAGATCCTAAATCTGAACCACAATCATTACAAACGAGCATTAACTATATTGAAAAGACAGTTGCATTtccgaaagaagaagaagttgCAGAAGGAATTGTTGAGTGTCATTTGACAAATAACTACATTCATGAATCTAATATTTCATGTAACTACtttgttgaagaaaacaaGAACAGTAATCATCAAAAATATGAAGCTAAGGAGGCCCAAGATattgtgaaacaaaaaaagtgtaaaattcaaatgaagaAAACACCATTAAAACAGACCAGAAAGAGATTAAAACGGAAAAGTCAGAATCAAAAGATGGAAgattcaaatatgtatataaattctGATTTAGAGAAAgaacataataatataaatgtaaaaactaATGTTAAAATTCCAGATAACTATATGacag GTACAGATTCAGATTTAGAAATGATAGAAGCACATACAACAGATACGTTAAAATTTGGACATAAAAGAGGAGAGACTTTAGATAGATATCCGTGGCTTTGCACGGATTGTAACGATAAATTATCAAGTTTAGAAGGATTAGAAGAGCATCACGAAACTGTTCACAATCAACAAGCAAAATATATGTGTGTACTATGTTGTAAAgtttatgataaatattatgGTTTTCTCACGCATGTCAAACGACATAAGAATAAGGCAAAGTTCAG TTGCGAAGATTGTGGGAAATcatttgtacataaaaaagtattagatTCTCACAAAGCAATTCATAGTGAAGAACGGCCTCATGTATGTCAAACTTGTGGAAAAGCATTTAGACAACAAAGTgctttatatatacatagtcGATGTCATTTACCGGATACGATGAAGAATAGATTTCCTTGTGACCAGTGTGACAAAAG ATTTTCAACAAAACCGAATTTAGTTACACATAAGCGCATCCATTCTGGTGTTAGAAATTTTACATGTGATCAATGTGGCAAAAGTTTTATTCAGAAAGGAAATCTAGAAGCTCATTTTTTAACTCACTCTGCAGATAAACCATACAACTGTACTCAATGTTCAAAAGC CTTCAAAACGCCATtgcaattaaagaaacatgaaACAGTTCACACTGGAGCTAAGCCACATCAATGTGCTGTCTGTGGAAGAACTTTTAGAGAAAAAGGTACATTAAGAGAGCATCACAGAATACACACTGGAGCAATGCCATTTACATGCGAATTTTGTGGCAAATGTTTTCGCTTTAAAGGAATACTGACT aCACACAGAAGACAACACACGGGTGAACGTCCGTATAGTTGTTTAGAATGTCAGcatcattttacaaattggCCAAACTACAATAAACATATGAAACGTAGACATGGAATCAATACATCACATACCAAACATTTATCACAATCACAACAATCAGAATCGCAACAATTACATCAACCGCAGCAACAATCAGAACAGTCACAAACAGTTCAATCAAATACATCCGAAGATCCTCTTCCCGTGTCTCCGACGGAATCACCAACTGTTCAA GTAATTCAAACTGTGTCGCATACATCTACAACTCAACCAATTGTTGTACAAACTATACCAACTACTgcaattcaaaattttcaaccaGATGTGTCCAGTACGATACAAGATACTGTGTTTCGAGAAAGAAATGCAACATACTTTAATGCAATGCCAGCaactttgcaaaattttttaCCACCCAATTtaccatacaatttttataatatttccaatgTGACATACAGGGAATAG
- the LOC128885149 gene encoding uncharacterized protein LOC128885149 has protein sequence MLGFIILATLFALSTAQFQSTGRILEPPVPALCAQRIIHERFNGKGYYYSWADPRTNGQEVDWLAGRNFCRQRCMDLVSLETSAENEFIKSRIVQNKVKYIWTSGRLCDFKGCDRPDLQPLHVNGWFWTAELQKLAPTTDRSQNDWSESGGIGKPQPDNREAIQQGGAPENCLAVLNQFYNDGVNWHDVACHHKKPWVCEENDSLLKYVHFTNPNIRI, from the exons ATGTTGGGATTCATTATACTTGCAACACTCTTTGCTTTATCAACGGCACAGTTCCAATCTACTGGGAGAATTTTGGAACCACCAGTTCCTGCTCTTTGCGCTCAAA GAATTATTCATGAACGCTTTAACGGCAAAGGTTATTATTACTCGTGGGCTGATCCCAGAACAAATGGGCAAGAAGTTGATTGGTTGGCAGGGAGAAACTTTTGTAGACAAAGATGTATGGATCTTGTATCTTTAGAAACTTCAGCAGAAAACGAGTTCATCAAGAGTCGCATTGTTCAAA ATaaagtgaaatatatttggaCATCTGGTCGTCTTTGTGATTTCAAAGGTTGCGATAGGCCTGATCTTCAGCCCCTTCATGTTAATGGTTGGTTCTGGACAGCTGAATTACAGAAACTTGCACCGACTACCGATCGGTCTCAGAATGACTGGTCAGAAAGTGGCgg tattGGAAAACCTCAACCTGATAATCGTGAAGCTATTCAACAAGGAGGTGCTCCAGAAAATTGTTTAGCCGTacttaatcaattttataatgatgGAGTAAACTGGCATGATGTTGCTTGCCATCATAAAAAACCATGGGTTTGCGAAGAAAATGATTCTCTACTAAAATATGTTCACTTCACTAATCCTAATATCCGCATCTAA